A genome region from Dickeya dadantii NCPPB 898 includes the following:
- a CDS encoding SmdA family multidrug ABC transporter permease/ATP-binding protein, giving the protein MRLFVQLGWYFRREWKRYLGAVILLIVIAILQLLPPRLVGIIVDGVTQRQMATTTVLWWIGGILLVALLTYLLRYFWRIWLFGAAYQLAVELREDFYRQLSRQHPAFYLRHRTGDLIARATNDVDRVVFAAGEGVLTLVDSLVMGCAVLVVMCTQLSWQLTLMALAPMPLMAVIIKRYGTQLHQRFKDAQAAFSSLNDHAQESLTSIRMIKAFGLEDHQSGSFARVAADAGRKNMRVARVDARFDPTIYIAVAFSNLLAVGGGSWMVINGSMTLGALTSFVMYLGLMIWPMLAMAWMFNIVERGSAAYSRIRQLLSEAPVVVDGSQPLPAESGTLAAEIAAFHYPGHPASVLNDVRFTLEPGKTLGLCGPTGSGKSTLLALLLRYFDVEQGRITYHQQPLHQIRLDELRSRFAVVGQTPFLFSDSVANNIALGRPDASQQQIEEAARLANVHDDILRLPQGYQTEVGERGVMLSGGQKQRIAIARALLLEAEVLVLDDALSAVDGRTEHQILSNLRQWGQRRTLIISSHRLSALVDADEILVLQQGYVAQRGAHGQLSQQAGWYRDMYRYQQLEAALDDSPHEEQPNE; this is encoded by the coding sequence GTGAGACTTTTTGTTCAACTGGGATGGTATTTCCGCCGTGAATGGAAGCGTTATCTGGGGGCGGTAATCCTATTGATTGTGATTGCTATCCTGCAATTGCTGCCGCCCAGACTGGTTGGCATCATTGTTGACGGCGTAACGCAGCGTCAAATGGCCACGACCACGGTACTGTGGTGGATCGGCGGGATTCTGCTGGTTGCGTTATTGACCTATCTGTTGCGTTATTTCTGGCGCATCTGGCTGTTTGGCGCAGCCTATCAACTGGCCGTTGAGCTGCGTGAAGATTTCTATCGCCAACTGAGCCGACAGCATCCTGCTTTTTATCTTCGCCATCGCACCGGCGACCTGATCGCCCGCGCGACCAATGACGTGGATCGGGTGGTATTTGCCGCCGGGGAAGGGGTGTTGACGCTGGTGGATTCGCTGGTGATGGGGTGTGCGGTGCTGGTGGTGATGTGCACCCAACTCAGTTGGCAACTGACGCTAATGGCGCTGGCGCCGATGCCGCTGATGGCGGTGATCATCAAGCGCTATGGTACGCAGTTGCATCAGCGTTTCAAAGACGCGCAGGCGGCATTCTCCTCGCTCAATGACCATGCTCAGGAGAGCCTCACCAGTATTCGCATGATTAAAGCGTTTGGTCTGGAAGATCACCAGTCGGGCAGTTTCGCCCGCGTCGCCGCCGACGCCGGTCGGAAAAACATGCGAGTGGCGCGGGTAGATGCGCGTTTCGACCCGACGATTTATATCGCGGTGGCCTTCTCCAACCTGCTGGCGGTCGGGGGCGGCAGTTGGATGGTGATTAACGGTTCCATGACGTTGGGGGCGTTGACCAGTTTCGTCATGTACCTTGGCTTGATGATTTGGCCGATGCTGGCGATGGCCTGGATGTTTAATATTGTCGAGCGCGGTAGCGCCGCCTATAGCCGTATCCGTCAGCTTTTGTCTGAGGCTCCGGTGGTGGTGGATGGCTCTCAGCCGTTGCCTGCCGAGTCGGGGACGCTGGCGGCGGAGATCGCTGCTTTCCATTATCCGGGACATCCGGCGTCGGTGCTCAATGATGTCCGTTTTACGCTGGAGCCAGGTAAAACCCTAGGGCTGTGCGGCCCGACCGGTTCTGGCAAGAGTACGCTGCTGGCATTGCTGCTGCGTTATTTTGATGTTGAACAAGGTCGGATAACCTATCACCAACAGCCATTACACCAGATTCGACTGGATGAACTGCGGAGCCGGTTTGCGGTGGTCGGTCAGACGCCGTTCCTGTTTTCGGACTCGGTAGCCAACAATATTGCGCTGGGGCGCCCCGATGCTTCCCAACAGCAGATCGAAGAAGCGGCGCGGCTGGCAAATGTGCATGACGATATTCTTCGCTTGCCGCAGGGCTATCAGACCGAAGTCGGCGAACGAGGGGTGATGCTGTCTGGCGGCCAGAAACAGCGCATTGCTATTGCCCGCGCGTTGTTGCTGGAGGCCGAAGTGCTGGTGCTGGATGACGCGTTGTCAGCGGTGGATGGCCGCACGGAGCATCAGATTTTGAGCAATTTACGTCAGTGGGGGCAGAGGCGAACGCTGATCATCAGTTCGCATCGTCTGTCGGCGCTAGTGGATGCCGATGAAATTTTGGTGTTGCAGCAAGGGTATGTCGCGCAACGCGGCGCTCATGGGCAACTGTCGCAGCAGGCCGGGTGGTATCGCGATATGTATCGTTATCAACAACTGGAAGCCGCGCTGGATGATTCCCCTCATGAGGAGCAACCGAATGAGTAA
- the tomB gene encoding Hha toxicity modulator TomB has translation MDEYTPQHYDIAQLRFLCENLHDESIATLGDSSRGWVNDPTSAVNLQLNELIEHIAAFVVTYKIKYPHEAALCERVEKYLDDTYILFSNYGINDTELRKWQKSKSQLFRMFSEKSICTVVKT, from the coding sequence ATGGATGAGTACACACCTCAACATTATGATATTGCCCAACTCAGATTCTTGTGTGAAAATCTGCACGACGAAAGTATCGCGACATTAGGTGACAGCAGTCGTGGCTGGGTGAATGATCCGACCTCTGCGGTCAACCTTCAACTAAACGAACTTATCGAACATATTGCGGCATTTGTTGTTACCTACAAAATAAAATATCCGCATGAAGCGGCGTTATGTGAACGGGTTGAGAAATATCTAGACGACACTTATATTCTTTTCAGCAATTACGGTATAAATGACACCGAGTTGCGGAAATGGCAAAAATCCAAGTCACAATTATTCAGAATGTTCTCAGAAAAGAGCATCTGTACGGTAGTAAAAACTTAA
- a CDS encoding YbaY family lipoprotein: MRLWHIFGGITVSIALSGCVNNHGVAPEATAPATEQTQTLSQPVSGMPAVTGTVNIRQKIALPPDSVLTVTVSDASIPDVPSKVISQRVIRTEGQQAPFRFVLPYNPAEIRPDARILLSAAVAINHRVTLITEHVMPVVSNGVNNADLTLIPVPTVPVPAKPGGFLTPNAPAASDGVSDSSSLSY; this comes from the coding sequence ATGAGATTATGGCATATCTTTGGTGGTATCACGGTATCGATCGCGCTCTCTGGGTGTGTGAATAACCATGGTGTTGCTCCTGAAGCGACTGCGCCGGCAACGGAGCAGACTCAGACTCTTTCTCAACCTGTTAGCGGCATGCCCGCTGTGACCGGCACAGTCAATATTCGCCAAAAAATCGCGTTGCCGCCGGATTCGGTGCTGACGGTGACCGTATCAGATGCATCGATTCCGGATGTACCTTCAAAAGTGATTTCCCAGCGGGTTATCCGCACGGAAGGGCAGCAGGCGCCATTCCGGTTTGTGCTGCCTTATAACCCGGCGGAAATCCGGCCGGACGCTCGTATCCTGCTCAGCGCCGCCGTTGCCATTAATCATCGGGTGACACTGATTACCGAGCATGTGATGCCGGTGGTGAGCAATGGGGTGAATAACGCTGATCTGACACTGATACCGGTTCCGACTGTACCAGTGCCGGCGAAGCCCGGCGGGTTTTTGACGCCGAATGCGCCAGCAGCGTCCGATGGTGTTTCAGATTCGTCATCACTCTCATATTAG
- a CDS encoding HHA domain-containing protein, producing the protein MKKIDYLMRLRKCTTIDTLERVIEKNKYELSNDELEMFYSAADHRLAELTMNKLYDKVPTAVWKYVR; encoded by the coding sequence ATGAAAAAAATCGACTATTTGATGCGTTTGCGTAAATGTACAACCATCGACACGCTTGAACGTGTTATAGAAAAAAACAAGTACGAGCTTTCCAACGACGAGCTTGAAATGTTCTATTCAGCTGCAGACCACCGCCTGGCAGAGCTGACGATGAATAAACTTTACGACAAAGTACCGACTGCTGTGTGGAAATACGTTCGCTAA
- the ykgO gene encoding type B 50S ribosomal protein L36 gives MQVLSSLRSAKTRHKDCIVVKRRGRVYVICKSNPRFNAVQGRKKKKR, from the coding sequence ATGCAGGTATTAAGTTCTCTTCGCAGCGCCAAAACGCGTCACAAAGATTGTATCGTGGTCAAACGGCGCGGGCGTGTCTATGTCATCTGTAAGAGCAACCCACGTTTCAACGCGGTGCAGGGTAGGAAAAAGAAAAAGCGCTAA
- the amtB gene encoding ammonium transporter AmtB: MKKLSLSLGLGAAAMLPAWAMADTPAPVADKADNAFMMICTALVLFMTIPGLALFYGGLIRSKNVLSMLTQIMVAFALVCILWVIYGYSVAFSTGSPFFGGLTNFMLNGIDINSVSGTFYQFIHVAYQASFACITVGLVIGALGERIRFSAVLIFSGLWFTLSYLPMTHMVWGGGYLAADGALDFAGGTVVHINAAVAGLVGALLLGKRVGFGKEAFKPHNLPMVFLGTAILYIGWFGFNAGSAAAANNVAGLAFLTTVVATAAAILAWVVGEWITRGKPSLLGACSGCIAGLVAITPAAGTVGIGGAMVIGFAGGFAGLWGVTVLKKWLRVDDPCDVFGVHGVCGVVGCLLTGVFTAASLGGTGYAQGVTMAHQVWVQLFSVIVAIVWSGVAAFISFKVADIAVGLRVPEEQEREGLDVNSHGENAYNQ; encoded by the coding sequence ATGAAGAAACTTTCCTTGTCATTAGGTTTAGGGGCGGCTGCCATGCTTCCGGCATGGGCCATGGCGGATACGCCGGCGCCTGTGGCGGACAAAGCGGACAATGCGTTCATGATGATTTGTACCGCGTTGGTGCTGTTCATGACGATTCCAGGATTGGCGCTGTTTTACGGCGGCCTGATTCGTAGCAAAAACGTGCTGTCCATGCTGACTCAGATTATGGTGGCTTTTGCGCTGGTTTGCATTCTGTGGGTGATTTATGGCTACAGCGTGGCATTCAGCACGGGCAGCCCGTTCTTCGGCGGCCTGACCAATTTCATGCTGAATGGTATTGATATCAACTCTGTCAGCGGTACTTTCTACCAGTTTATCCATGTGGCTTATCAGGCGTCCTTTGCCTGCATTACCGTGGGGCTGGTGATTGGCGCGCTGGGCGAGCGTATTCGTTTCTCCGCTGTGCTGATCTTCTCCGGATTGTGGTTCACCTTGTCTTATCTGCCGATGACCCACATGGTATGGGGCGGCGGTTATCTGGCGGCGGACGGGGCGCTGGACTTCGCCGGCGGTACCGTAGTACACATCAACGCCGCTGTGGCGGGTCTGGTTGGCGCGTTGTTGTTAGGCAAACGTGTCGGTTTCGGCAAAGAGGCTTTCAAGCCGCATAACCTGCCGATGGTATTTTTGGGCACGGCTATCCTGTATATCGGCTGGTTCGGTTTCAACGCCGGTTCTGCCGCTGCCGCCAACAACGTAGCGGGTCTGGCGTTCCTGACCACCGTGGTGGCGACGGCTGCTGCGATTCTGGCCTGGGTGGTTGGCGAGTGGATTACTCGCGGCAAACCGTCTCTGCTGGGCGCCTGTTCTGGCTGTATCGCAGGTCTGGTTGCCATTACGCCGGCCGCGGGCACCGTGGGTATCGGTGGCGCGATGGTTATCGGTTTTGCAGGTGGCTTTGCTGGTCTGTGGGGCGTGACCGTGCTGAAAAAATGGCTGCGCGTCGACGATCCGTGTGATGTATTCGGTGTGCACGGCGTATGCGGCGTCGTAGGGTGTTTGCTGACCGGCGTGTTCACCGCCGCATCGCTGGGGGGGACCGGTTATGCGCAGGGTGTGACCATGGCTCATCAGGTATGGGTACAGCTGTTCAGTGTGATCGTCGCTATCGTATGGTCCGGCGTCGCAGCGTTCATCTCCTTCAAGGTCGCGGATATTGCTGTTGGTCTGCGCGTACCGGAAGAACAAGAGCGTGAAGGTCTGGACGTCAACAGCCACGGCGAAAACGCGTACAACCAGTAA
- the glnK gene encoding P-II family nitrogen regulator: MKLVTVVIKPFKLEDVREALSSVGIQGLTVTEVKGFGRQKGHAELYRGAEYSVNFLPKVKIDIAIADDQLDEVIDVISKAAYTGKIGDGKIFVAELQRVIRIRTGETDEAAL, translated from the coding sequence ATGAAACTGGTTACTGTGGTAATTAAACCGTTCAAGCTGGAAGACGTACGTGAAGCATTGTCTTCTGTGGGCATCCAGGGGCTCACCGTCACTGAGGTGAAAGGGTTTGGGCGTCAGAAAGGGCATGCGGAACTGTATCGTGGCGCGGAGTACAGCGTTAACTTTTTGCCAAAGGTGAAAATCGATATTGCGATTGCCGACGACCAGTTGGATGAAGTTATCGATGTCATCAGCAAAGCCGCCTACACCGGTAAGATTGGCGACGGCAAAATCTTTGTCGCGGAACTGCAGCGTGTCATCCGTATCCGCACCGGCGAAACTGACGAAGCCGCACTATAA
- a CDS encoding SmdB family multidrug efflux ABC transporter permease/ATP-binding protein, translating into MSNSRALWPTLKRLLAYGLPWKKTVGAGVLLLWVAAGAEVAGPVLVSYFIDHLVSKGEFPLMVAAELAAGYVVLQGIAALLHYVQALMFNRVAVGVVQQLRIDVMDAALRQPLAVFDTQPVGQLISRVTNDTEVVRDLYVMVVGSVLRSAALIGAMLIAMFTLDWRMALVALTIFPAVAIVMVIYQRYSTPIVRRMRSYLAEINDGFNESISGMSVIQQFRQQRRFGKKLSEASWSHYDTRMQTLRLDGFLLRPLLSLFSALVMCGLLLQFGFSSVGSVGVGVLYAFINYLGRLNEPLIELTTQQSMLQQAVVAGERIFELMDGARQRYGDDVRALESGRIDISQVTFSYHKGKPVLHDIELHVPDRGFVALVGHTGSGKSTLASLLMGYYVPDSGEIRLDDRPLSTLSHQVLRQHVAMVQQDPVVLADSMYANVTLGRDISEENVWQVLEAVQLAPLVRAMPEGLHSRIGEQGNNLSVGQKQLLALARVLVAAPRILILDEATANIDSGTEQAIQRALRLVRSHTTLVVIAHRLSTIVEADNILVLHHGKTVEQGTHEQLLTREGRYYQMYQLQQASRELAFSQPHDSSELISQAP; encoded by the coding sequence ATGAGTAATTCCCGCGCATTATGGCCGACGCTGAAACGGTTGCTGGCTTACGGTCTGCCGTGGAAGAAAACGGTAGGGGCTGGGGTTTTGCTACTGTGGGTGGCGGCGGGAGCGGAAGTGGCGGGGCCTGTGCTGGTCAGCTATTTCATCGATCATCTGGTGAGCAAAGGCGAATTTCCGCTGATGGTGGCGGCCGAGTTGGCGGCAGGCTATGTCGTGCTGCAGGGGATTGCGGCGTTGTTGCATTATGTTCAGGCGCTGATGTTCAACCGAGTAGCGGTCGGCGTCGTGCAGCAGTTGCGTATTGATGTGATGGATGCGGCTTTGCGTCAACCGTTAGCGGTGTTTGATACCCAGCCGGTCGGGCAACTGATCTCCCGCGTGACCAACGATACGGAAGTGGTTCGGGATCTGTATGTAATGGTGGTAGGCAGCGTGCTGCGCAGCGCCGCGCTGATCGGGGCGATGCTGATAGCCATGTTCACCCTGGACTGGCGTATGGCGCTGGTGGCGTTGACCATTTTCCCGGCGGTCGCGATTGTCATGGTAATTTATCAGCGCTACAGCACGCCGATTGTCCGGCGGATGCGTAGCTACCTGGCGGAAATCAACGATGGTTTCAACGAATCCATCAGCGGCATGAGCGTCATCCAACAGTTCCGTCAGCAGAGACGATTTGGCAAAAAGCTGAGTGAGGCCAGTTGGTCGCATTATGATACGCGCATGCAGACGCTGCGGCTGGATGGCTTCCTGCTGCGTCCGCTGTTGAGCCTGTTTTCGGCACTGGTGATGTGCGGTCTGTTGCTGCAGTTTGGTTTCAGTTCGGTCGGTTCTGTTGGGGTCGGGGTATTGTATGCTTTTATCAACTATCTGGGCCGCCTGAATGAGCCGCTGATCGAACTGACCACCCAGCAGTCGATGTTACAGCAGGCTGTCGTAGCGGGAGAGCGTATTTTTGAGCTGATGGACGGCGCCCGCCAGCGTTATGGCGACGATGTACGTGCGCTGGAGAGCGGGCGTATCGATATCAGTCAGGTGACGTTTTCCTATCATAAAGGCAAGCCAGTACTGCATGACATTGAGTTGCATGTGCCGGATCGAGGATTTGTCGCGTTGGTTGGGCATACCGGAAGCGGTAAGAGTACGCTGGCAAGTCTGTTGATGGGGTATTACGTGCCGGATAGCGGGGAAATCCGTCTGGATGACCGTCCGTTGTCGACGTTGTCGCATCAGGTGCTGCGTCAGCATGTGGCAATGGTGCAACAGGACCCGGTGGTGCTGGCTGATTCCATGTACGCCAATGTCACGCTGGGGCGCGACATCAGTGAGGAAAACGTCTGGCAGGTGCTGGAAGCGGTGCAACTGGCGCCGCTGGTGCGAGCCATGCCGGAAGGCCTTCATAGCCGTATCGGCGAGCAGGGCAACAACCTGTCGGTTGGGCAAAAACAGCTGCTGGCGCTGGCCAGAGTGCTGGTAGCGGCCCCCAGAATTCTGATTCTGGATGAGGCGACCGCCAATATCGATTCCGGCACCGAGCAGGCTATCCAGCGAGCGTTGCGGCTGGTACGTTCCCATACCACGCTCGTGGTGATCGCGCATCGTCTGTCAACCATTGTCGAGGCGGACAACATTCTGGTGCTGCACCACGGTAAAACGGTGGAGCAGGGAACACACGAACAGTTGCTGACCAGAGAAGGGCGCTATTACCAGATGTACCAGTTGCAGCAGGCGAGCAGAGAGTTAGCCTTTTCGCAACCGCACGATTCTTCCGAACTGATATCTCAGGCACCATGA
- a CDS encoding MGMT family protein produces MTTEADNFRQRVIHVIAAIPYGYVVTYGDVARLAGSARAARQVGGILRGLPAGSQLPWYRVINRKGEISLTGPDFQRQKSALQSEGVVLDSEGKIDLDRFRWRYVQDLL; encoded by the coding sequence ATGACTACCGAAGCGGACAATTTTCGTCAGCGTGTCATCCACGTTATCGCTGCCATTCCTTACGGCTACGTCGTTACTTATGGCGATGTCGCACGTCTTGCCGGTTCTGCCCGAGCCGCGCGACAGGTAGGAGGTATACTGCGGGGTCTCCCCGCCGGCAGCCAGCTCCCCTGGTATCGGGTGATTAATCGAAAGGGGGAGATTTCGCTTACCGGCCCGGATTTCCAGCGGCAAAAATCGGCCCTTCAATCTGAAGGAGTGGTACTAGATTCGGAAGGGAAGATCGATCTGGACAGATTTCGCTGGCGGTACGTGCAGGATTTATTGTAG
- a CDS encoding type B 50S ribosomal protein L31 encodes MKAGIHPNYRTVLFHDTSENVFYKIGSTIKTDRTYEHEGEVYPYVTIDVSSASHPYYTGKQKEYAKEGSAARFQQRFGRFLKS; translated from the coding sequence ATGAAAGCGGGTATCCATCCCAACTACCGCACTGTGCTGTTCCACGATACCAGTGAGAATGTATTTTATAAAATCGGCTCCACGATCAAAACCGATCGAACCTATGAGCACGAAGGCGAAGTCTATCCTTACGTCACTATCGACGTTTCTTCCGCTTCTCATCCTTATTACACCGGCAAGCAGAAAGAATACGCCAAAGAAGGTAGCGCTGCGCGTTTCCAACAGCGTTTCGGCCGTTTTCTGAAATCGTAA
- the tesB gene encoding acyl-CoA thioesterase II gives MSQALQNLLDLLNLEKLEEGLFRGQSQDLGLRQVFGGQVVGQALSAAKQTVPAERFIHSFHSYFLLPGDSQKPIIYDVETLRDGNSFSARRVSAIQNGRSIFYMTASFQTRESGFEHQSNMPQVTPPDDLPSEQDIARSMEHLIPPVMRQIFTNDRPIEIRPVKFHNPLKGEAAPPIRQVWCRANGAMPDDERTHQYLLGYTSDCHFLLTALQPHGVGFLERGMQVATIDHAMWFHRPFRLDDWLLYSVESPSASGARGFVRGQFYTREGVLVASSVQEGVIRRHGQ, from the coding sequence ATGAGCCAGGCATTACAAAATCTTCTCGACCTGTTAAATCTGGAAAAACTTGAAGAAGGCCTGTTCCGCGGCCAGAGTCAGGATCTGGGGTTACGCCAGGTATTTGGCGGTCAGGTGGTCGGTCAGGCGTTATCAGCCGCTAAACAGACCGTGCCGGCGGAACGCTTTATTCACTCGTTTCACAGCTACTTCCTGCTTCCCGGCGACAGCCAGAAACCGATTATCTACGATGTGGAGACATTGCGGGACGGCAACAGTTTTAGCGCCAGACGCGTCAGCGCCATTCAGAATGGTCGCTCGATTTTTTACATGACGGCCTCTTTTCAAACCCGGGAAAGCGGCTTTGAGCACCAGAGCAACATGCCGCAGGTGACGCCGCCCGACGATTTACCATCAGAGCAGGATATCGCCCGCAGTATGGAACATCTGATCCCGCCGGTTATGCGCCAGATTTTTACCAATGACCGGCCGATCGAGATTCGTCCGGTAAAATTCCACAACCCGTTAAAAGGCGAAGCGGCCCCGCCGATCAGGCAGGTATGGTGCCGGGCCAACGGCGCCATGCCAGATGACGAGCGAACCCATCAATATCTGCTCGGCTATACCTCCGATTGCCATTTTCTGCTCACCGCGCTGCAACCGCATGGCGTGGGATTTCTGGAACGGGGTATGCAAGTCGCGACGATTGATCACGCTATGTGGTTCCACCGACCGTTCCGACTGGACGACTGGTTGCTTTACTCGGTCGAAAGCCCCTCGGCTTCCGGTGCCCGCGGGTTTGTTCGCGGCCAGTTCTATACCCGTGAAGGGGTGCTGGTGGCATCCAGCGTACAGGAAGGCGTCATCCGGCGTCACGGTCAGTAA